A stretch of DNA from Gimesia chilikensis:
GTCTTACATGCGATTGACTGGCTCGAAGAGCACGACCAGTTCGTCGCAGAATATGTGGTCATGCTGCAGCCGACGTCTCCCTTTCGCATTGCAGCAGACATTGACGGGGCACTCGACTTCGCCCGGAAGAAAAACGCAAAATCCGTAATTGGAATGATGCACGCTCCCAGTCACCCGATCTGTCTGCGGGGGATGACTGAGGACGGACTGCTGGTCGAACTGACCGAACAACGGGATGAGTCACAGCTCCGCAGGCAGTTGCTGGAAGACGTCTATGCATTTAATGGCGCCGTGTATGTTGTCCAGACGGAAGCGTTTCGTGAATCAAAAACCTTTCGGCCGGAAGGTGAGACCTACGGTTACCTGATGCCGACCGAACGATCGTGGGAAATTGATACGGAGTGGGAATTCCTCGTCGCCAGCCTGTTGATGAAAAATCAGCTGCAGGTGGCACCCCGATCTAAAGCGGCCTGAATTCTGTTCTCCTCGCTGTTGCTTTTTTATGAATTGTGCGAGTCATGCGCGAAACGATTCCGTTATCGGTACCGAGCCTCACCGGCAATGAATGGAACTACCTGAAAGACTGCCTGGACACAGGCTGGGTCTCTTCAGTCGGCTCCTATGTGGATCGTTTCGAACAGTCGGTTAGTGAATACGTTGGAACGCAGTTCGGCGTCGCTACGGTGAATGGCACGGCGGCTCTGCATCTGTCACTGTTGGCATGTGGCGTTCAACGCGGTGATGAAGTGCTGGCCCCCAGCTTCACTTTTATCGCACCCATCAATGCCATTCATTACTGTGGAGCCGAGCCGGTTTTTATTGGATCGGATCCCGCGACCTTCAATCTCGATCCCGAAAAAGTACGGCAATTCCTGACTGAAGAATGTACCCGTGAGGCAGACGTTGTTTTGAACCGTCGCACCGGTCGCAGAGTCAGTGCGATTCTACCAGTGCACATTTTCGGTCATCCGGTCGACATGGACCCGCTGAATGCAATCGCAGCGGAGTTTCAACTGCCTGTCATTGAAGACGCCTCCGAAAGCCTGGGATCGGACTATCGCGAACGCAAAACGGGCGGACTTGCGAAGGTCGGCTGTTTTTCTTTTAACGGCAACAAAATTATTACCTGTGGCGGCGGAGGGATGGTCACTACCAGTGATGAAGCACTCGCCAGTCACATTCGGCACTTGAGTACCCAGGCCAACCGCAGGCCCTTTGAATACGAACACGATGAGGTCGGTTTTAATTATCGACTCACCAATATTCAGGCGGCGCTCGGAGTTGCCCAGCTGGAGCAGCTCGATGGCTTTCTGGAAGTCAAACGTCGTAATGCCTGTCTCTACCGTGAACTGCTGGCAGAAATTCCCCAGGTGGAACTGGCATGGGAAGAGCCCTGGGCGCGAAGCAACTTCTGGCTCTGTGCGCTGCTCGTGCCTCCTGCGGATCGAGGGCCGCTGATGGAGTATTTGCTCGAACGCCAGGTGCAGGTCCGGCCTGCCTGGAAGCTGATGCATACCCTGTCCATGTATCAGCATTGTCAGACATACCAGCTGGAAGAGACCGAAGCGGCCTATGCCCGCTGCATCTCGATTCCTTCCAGCGTGCAGCTCAGTGAAGCCGACATCCGGTATGTCGTGGAATGCATCAAAGCTTATTTCGAGTCGTCATGAACCAGAACCGCACACCACTCATTCTGCTCGGAGGCGGAGGACATGCCAGGGTCCTCATCGATCTCCTTCTGGAATGGGACAGCTATATGCCGGCAGGTATTCTGGATCCGGAACTCGCAGTGGGAAGTCAGATCAAAGGAGTCCCGGTGCTGGGAACCGACGAGGAACTTCGTACTCAGCAAGAGCAGGGGATCCAGCATGCCGTCGTGGCGGTCGGCAGCACACGCACGACCGCCTTACGACGCACTCTGTACGGTCAGCTCCGCGAACTCGGATTCGAACAACCCTCGCTGGTTCATCCCAGTGCGATTCTCTCATCGTCCGTGATCTTAGGCGAGGGAGCGCAGGTGATGGCCGGTGCGATAATTCAGACAGAGACCCGGATTGGAGCCGGGGCCGTGGTCAATACGGGAGCCCGCATCGATCACGATTGTGAAATCAAACAACATGC
This window harbors:
- a CDS encoding LegC family aminotransferase — encoded protein: MRETIPLSVPSLTGNEWNYLKDCLDTGWVSSVGSYVDRFEQSVSEYVGTQFGVATVNGTAALHLSLLACGVQRGDEVLAPSFTFIAPINAIHYCGAEPVFIGSDPATFNLDPEKVRQFLTEECTREADVVLNRRTGRRVSAILPVHIFGHPVDMDPLNAIAAEFQLPVIEDASESLGSDYRERKTGGLAKVGCFSFNGNKIITCGGGGMVTTSDEALASHIRHLSTQANRRPFEYEHDEVGFNYRLTNIQAALGVAQLEQLDGFLEVKRRNACLYRELLAEIPQVELAWEEPWARSNFWLCALLVPPADRGPLMEYLLERQVQVRPAWKLMHTLSMYQHCQTYQLEETEAAYARCISIPSSVQLSEADIRYVVECIKAYFESS
- a CDS encoding acylneuraminate cytidylyltransferase family protein, encoding MAGAVGLITARGGSKGVPHKNIKELAGKPLIAWTIEAALASQELDRVVVSTDDKEIASIARQYGAEVPFLRPLRLALDDSSHADVVLHAIDWLEEHDQFVAEYVVMLQPTSPFRIAADIDGALDFARKKNAKSVIGMMHAPSHPICLRGMTEDGLLVELTEQRDESQLRRQLLEDVYAFNGAVYVVQTEAFRESKTFRPEGETYGYLMPTERSWEIDTEWEFLVASLLMKNQLQVAPRSKAA
- a CDS encoding acetyltransferase, with amino-acid sequence MHQSLFRVVMNQNRTPLILLGGGGHARVLIDLLLEWDSYMPAGILDPELAVGSQIKGVPVLGTDEELRTQQEQGIQHAVVAVGSTRTTALRRTLYGQLRELGFEQPSLVHPSAILSSSVILGEGAQVMAGAIIQTETRIGAGAVVNTGARIDHDCEIKQHAFLAPGVILSGGVTVGENAFLGAGAVVIQGTHIGNNAVIAAGAVVVRDVEDGALVKGVPAK